The following nucleotide sequence is from Pirellulales bacterium.
ACGTCGCGATCTTCTGCCATCGAACAGTCGAAGCTCGCTGCCGCGGTGAAGTCCGCGACGGCGCCCGACTCTAGTCACGCTTCGAAGTCCAAGGTCGCAGTCGCACGCACAACAAACGCGCGTACAGCTAAGAACCTATCCGAAAACCGGAGAAGCGCTGTCAATGCGAGCGATTTCAGCGAGGACGTTGCTGGTATTCGATAGGCTCTAAGTCTAACGACCACGTGACAGACTAGGCCGTTTGGACGTTGGAAATGCGTGTCGCCATCGCTGGGCGATATCAGTACCTCACTGCCGCGCATCGGTCCTAATCGAATCTCCCAATGAATACATGGATTATGGCGAATCAGAATAAAACGATTGCATTCCGCTTGCACGACTCTCTAGCGGCACGATTGGCCATTCAGGCTACCGAACGCCAAATGTCGATCGGCGAGTTGTCACGGCAAATTGTCATCGAGCACTTAAGCAACACGTCCCAAGTGAAGATGACCGAGGGACTCGCACGACTCGAAAACCAGCTCCGCCTCGCGACGCTGACGTTGCTATGCGATGCAGGACATGCAGAGCCAGCAGAAGCGCTCGATTGGGTGCGGAGTCATCTGGGACCCGTGAATCCAATCGAAGGAGGTACGACGCATTGATTACCTCCAACCGAATCGATTCGAAAAACATGCCATATTACCGCGACAAATACTTCTTTGCGAATCCAGATGCGCCGGGATTTTGGCTTGGTAGTGGTTGCGCGCTGCTTGGCCTCAGTGGCACGGTTACTCAGCAACAGCACGAGCGACTGTTTTACGGCTACTCACCTGAAGGGATACCCCTCATCCGCAATGCTGGACCGACGAATGGATGGTATGGAATCGATTTTACTGAAAACTGTGACAAGACGGAGTCGATCCTCTTGGCTTCAATGTGGAAAAAGCGATCTCACGATGTCACGGCTCTAATGGTAGACGCTGCCCGGCCGATGATCGCTTTCGTGGAAAAGCATGGCGCGACTCTTCGATTCGGAACCCAAGGTACCGATCGTCAACGGCCACAAATGGTGGTTGGTGCATTCCCGCAGATGGAGAATCGTGATGGCGAATGCCACGCGCATGCCCATCTGATATTTTATCGGCCCGCATTTGCGTCGGACGGCCGCTCTGGTGCCCTCGATCAGCAATCGCTTTTTCAACCACAATTGAAAATGGCAATGGGTGCGTTGTTCCGTGTAGAGCTCGCCTATTTGAGCGAGCAACGGTTTGGGATGACGCCCATTCGCAAATCCTTTGGCTTCGCGATCGAAGGCGTACCTCAAAATGTCGTCGACGCCATGTCCACCCGCCGACAGGCGATCGAGGCGCGACTCTCAGAAGGTGGCTTCGCGAGCGCTCGGGCCGCCGCTTTTGCGACCCTAGCTACCCGGTCCGCGAAAGTCCATGTTCCGCTTCCGGTACTCGTCGAAGAGTGGGAGTCACAGTTCAAAGCTCTTGGCTTCGGTCCTGACCAGGTCGCCCAATGCCTTAATCACGTGCCGCCGTATCGAGATGACATCGAGATACGGCAGGCGACGGTCCTAAAGCGGGCTCTCGATCGCGTAACCGAGCACAAGAGTAGTTTTACCGACTTCGACCTAGTTCGCTTTGTAGCTGAGGAAGCGCAGGGCAAAGGACTTTCTGCCCAGATGGTCTGTCAGACCGTTGATCGCGCCCTTGAACAATCTCCAG
It contains:
- the mobF gene encoding MobF family relaxase, with the translated sequence MITSNRIDSKNMPYYRDKYFFANPDAPGFWLGSGCALLGLSGTVTQQQHERLFYGYSPEGIPLIRNAGPTNGWYGIDFTENCDKTESILLASMWKKRSHDVTALMVDAARPMIAFVEKHGATLRFGTQGTDRQRPQMVVGAFPQMENRDGECHAHAHLIFYRPAFASDGRSGALDQQSLFQPQLKMAMGALFRVELAYLSEQRFGMTPIRKSFGFAIEGVPQNVVDAMSTRRQAIEARLSEGGFASARAAAFATLATRSAKVHVPLPVLVEEWESQFKALGFGPDQVAQCLNHVPPYRDDIEIRQATVLKRALDRVTEHKSSFTDFDLVRFVAEEAQGKGLSAQMVCQTVDRALEQSPAIVRLGYQEERPLFSTPEIVALEKSLLAEAEVAQRDHSHVVNRQAIDKVLAHYPDLSPQQRDAVCYLTARPGAVQILSGWPGAGKTTLLRAAREVWESEGYSVYGAAHTGKAAVGLAAEAGIQSDTIDMTLIRLRKESESIRQGGRSYLGIDHKSIFVIEEAVTAGTRQLKELQRELLERGAKLNYCGDPRQTQSIEFGGAMAGLARRIGHFELTEIRRQQESWAREAVKDLGEGNAPAALAKYAQRGLLTVANDRTAAMDRLTQDWARQGLRNPEANLILTATRAETQKANHIAQCLRTKRYNRKLWMS